From Salvelinus sp. IW2-2015 linkage group LG33, ASM291031v2, whole genome shotgun sequence, one genomic window encodes:
- the LOC111957537 gene encoding leucine-rich repeat, immunoglobulin-like domain and transmembrane domain-containing protein 1, translating into MWGKMFLVFFLGLYLATGVFPSSVSACPSQCSCFFHNLSDGSKARSVICNDPEISLVPASFPVDTSKLRIEKTAIQRIPSEAFNYLPNLEFLWMSFNVLSALNPDSFRGLLDLEELRLDGNALTAFPWESLMDMSSLRLLDLHNNRLTSVPADATMYIKNLTYLDLSSNNLLTVPAEVLATWLTVKSAHGPDSSKMILGLHDNSWVCDCRLYDLIQFQKSPTLSVALIDTRLRCSAPESLSGVLFSDAELRRCQAPRIHTAVARVRSALGNNVLLRCGTIGIPSPDLAWRRADGKALNGTVQQENSKEGIVWSILSVPAVSYRDSGKYVCKANNYAGSAEAVISLVISEAPPKPDNNNNLTSVVAAAVKKNKVKKPNGIGKAAYQEKLVARVGVPTTSPPPPLVVLDSSPTTEGVGSVADRATPGPTTLPSPDGLLELENTNLSNLAQAQYDPDRIVRSVKVLGDTENTITLNWRAPKAKNTTAFSVLYAVFGERDMRKINVAAGQNRVFIEGLVPKTKYIACVCVRGLIPKKEQCVIFSTDEAASAAGTQKLINVIVITVACVIAVPLTVIVCCGALKRRIQKMWGKKSKDIQDSYVTFETLSPGTKAKGLDGEYLTRLNPEESNRLLSARSSLDSEATAKIEGQPNEYFC; encoded by the exons ATGTGGGGCAAAATGTTCCTCGTGTTCTTCCTGGGACTCTACCTGGCAACAGGTGTGTTTCCCTCCTCGGTGAGTGCGTGCCCGTCGCAGTGCAGCTGTTTTTTTCACAACCTAAGTGATGGATCTAAGGCCAG GAGTGTCATTTGCAACGACCCCGAGATCTCCCTTGTGCCTGCCAGTTTCCCCGTGGACACGTCCAAGCTGCGTATTGAGAAAACAGCCATCCAACGGATCCCAAGTGAAGCCTTCAACTACCTCCCCAATCTGGAGTTCCTTTGGATGTCCTTTAACGTGCTGTCCGCTCTCAACCCGGACAGTTTCCGTGGGCTGCTAGATCTGGAGGAGCTGCGACTGGATGGGAATGCCCTCACCGCGTTCCCCTGGGAGTCTCTTATGGATATGTCCAGCCTCAGGCTGCTGGACTTGCACAACAACCGGTTGACCTCCGTTCCCGCAGATGCCACAATGTATATAAAAAACCTGACCTACCTGGATCTGTCCAGCAACAACCTTCTGACTGTCCCGGCCGAGGTGCTAGCCACCTGGCTAACAGTTAAATCTGCACATGGCCCAGATAGCTCCAAAATGATACTTG GTCTCCATGACAACTCCTGGGTGTGTGACTGCCGCCTGTACGACCTGATCCAGTTCCAGAAGTCGCCAACGCTCTCCGTGGCATTAATCGACACGCGCCTCCGCTGCTCCGCCCCCGAGAGCCTGTCAGGTGTTCTGTTCAGCGACGCCGAGTTGCGGAGGTGCCAGGCGCCACGCATTCACACAGCAGTGGCGCGAGTCCGCAGCGCCTTGGGAAACAATGTGCTGCTGCGCTGCGGGACCATCGGCATTCCCAGTCCGGATCTGGCCTGGCGGAGGGCGGATGGGAAAGCCCTGAATGGGACAG TCCAGCAGGAGAACTCCAAGGAAGGCATCGTCTGGTCAATCCTCAGTGTCCCGGCCGTGTCCTACCGCGACTCAGGGAAGTATGTCTGCAAGGCCAATAACTACGCAGGCAGCGCCGAGGCCGTCATCTCCCTAGTTATCTCCGAAGCACCCCCAAAGcccgacaacaacaacaacctaaCCAGCGTGGTTGCTGCTGccgtaaaaaaaaacaaagtcaAGAAACCCAATGGGATAGGGAAAGCAGCATACCAGGAGAAACTGGTGGCTAGGGTAGGGGTTCCCACCACCAGCCCTCCACCCCCACTTGTTGTGTTGGACTCCAGCCCTACGACTGAGGGTGTGGGGAGTGTGGCAGATAGAGCCACCCCTGGACCAACCACTTTGCCTAGTCCAGACGGACTCCTGGAGCTGGAGAAYACSAACCTGAGCAACCTGGCCCAGGCCCAGTATGACCCAGACCGGATAGTtcgctctgtcaaggtgttgggcgACACAGAGAACACAATCACCCTGAACTGGCGGGCGCCCAAGGCCAAGAACACCACAGCCTTCAGCGTGCTCTACGCTGTCTTCGGCGAGCGGGACATGCGCAAGATCAATGTGGCGGCGGGCCAGAATCGCGTCTTCATCGAGGGCCTGGTGCCCAAGACCAAGTACATTGCTTGCGTTTGCGTCCGGGGCCTGATCCCCAAGAAGGAGCAGTGCGTCATCTTCTCAACCGATGAGGCGGCCAGCGCAGCCGGCACCCAGAAGCTCATCAACGTCATCGTGATCACGGTGGCGTGCGTCATCGCCGTGCCGCTCACCGTCATCGTGTGCTGTGGCGCCCTCAAGAGGCGCATCCAGAAGATGTGGGGCAAGAAGTCCAAGGACATCCAGGATTCGTACGTGACTTTTGAGACGCTGTCCCCCGGGACCAAGGCTAAAGGGTTGGATGGTGAGTACCTGACCAGACTCAACCCTGAGGAGTCCAACCGACTGCTGTCGGCCCGCTCCAGTCTGGACTCAGAGGCCACGGCTAAGATAGAGGGACAGCCCAACGAGTACTTCTGCTGA